From the genome of Halostella limicola, one region includes:
- a CDS encoding magnesium transporter has protein sequence MADQLADAQRDIATSPTPAAEFVELSRGRQREVFFQLPESVRESLVADMDREELLNFVRRLDPDEVADALVLADETTRDEVLQRLDEDRQEKVEFLLQFSPESAAGLMHLDYVTVGVDRSVEEVARRVQRHEDRTDRFPTIFVTEGDDLLGELPGQTLALTDEGQIDLREHVHETPTVAYDSADTDVVDVFRENPESSVAVLDGDGSILGVIYAEDLLRVIEEEAGETLYEFTGVQEEESVLDGPLSKVRNRYKWLIINLGTAFLAAGAVGFFEDTIAAFTLLAVYMPVVAGMGGNAGTQSMAVTVRGLAFGQISLSTGGRAVINEVIAGAANGAITGVLVAIIASVFNRSPLLGLVLGVSMVLSLIIAGFFGTAIPLILDKIGKDPATSATIFITTATDVLGFFIFLGLAQSVL, from the coding sequence ATGGCCGACCAGTTGGCCGACGCGCAGCGAGATATCGCCACGTCGCCGACGCCGGCTGCGGAGTTCGTCGAGCTCTCGCGAGGGCGGCAACGAGAGGTCTTCTTTCAGTTACCCGAATCGGTTCGGGAGTCGCTCGTCGCGGACATGGATCGGGAGGAGCTCCTGAACTTCGTTCGTCGGCTCGACCCGGACGAGGTAGCCGACGCGCTCGTGCTGGCGGACGAGACCACGCGGGACGAGGTGTTACAGCGGCTCGACGAGGACCGCCAGGAGAAAGTGGAGTTTCTCCTCCAGTTCAGTCCCGAGAGCGCGGCCGGGCTGATGCACTTGGACTACGTCACCGTCGGCGTCGACCGGAGCGTGGAGGAGGTCGCGCGGCGCGTGCAGCGTCACGAGGACCGGACCGACAGGTTTCCGACCATCTTCGTCACCGAGGGAGACGACCTCCTGGGCGAACTGCCCGGACAGACGCTGGCGCTGACTGACGAGGGGCAGATCGACCTCCGCGAACACGTCCACGAGACCCCGACGGTCGCGTACGACAGCGCCGACACGGACGTCGTCGACGTGTTCCGGGAGAACCCGGAGAGCTCCGTCGCGGTGCTGGACGGCGACGGCAGCATCCTCGGCGTCATCTACGCCGAGGACCTCCTCCGGGTCATCGAGGAGGAAGCCGGCGAGACGCTGTACGAGTTCACGGGCGTGCAGGAGGAAGAGAGCGTCCTCGACGGGCCGCTCTCGAAGGTTCGAAACCGGTACAAGTGGCTCATCATCAATCTCGGGACGGCGTTTCTCGCCGCGGGGGCGGTCGGTTTCTTCGAGGACACCATCGCGGCGTTCACGCTGCTCGCGGTGTACATGCCGGTTGTCGCCGGGATGGGCGGGAACGCGGGCACCCAGTCGATGGCCGTCACGGTTCGCGGGCTGGCGTTCGGCCAAATATCACTGTCGACCGGCGGCCGCGCCGTGATAAACGAGGTGATCGCCGGCGCCGCCAACGGGGCCATCACCGGCGTGCTCGTCGCGATCATCGCCTCGGTGTTCAACCGGAGTCCGCTTCTGGGGCTCGTTCTCGGGGTGTCGATGGTGTTGAGCCTCATCATCGCCGGCTTCTTCGGAACGGCCATCCCCCTCATC
- a CDS encoding sugar phosphate isomerase/epimerase family protein: MSSSVDLAFSTNAYTEYDLDEAVRRVAAYGYDGVELLCDAPHAYFPSFETEDRRALVDALDETGIAVSNVNANTAMGYYDDAPPSAFFDPSIVTADEEDRRWRVEYTKRAIDLAERVDSPAVSVATGRPLPGTPPAEAHEYLRESLREILDYAEPRGVDVGIEFEPGLLVGCTDEALDLIDDLGRSSLGINLDLGHAAVDGENLAETIRRSARHITGLHVEDIPGGRGGKHYHLVPGDGDLDFPAVFDALAAVGYDGFATVELYTYPDEPDAAARRAHETLSEYA, translated from the coding sequence ATGTCTTCGAGCGTAGATCTGGCGTTCTCGACGAACGCCTACACCGAGTACGACCTCGACGAGGCGGTCAGACGGGTCGCTGCGTACGGGTACGACGGCGTCGAACTGCTCTGCGACGCGCCCCACGCCTACTTTCCCTCGTTCGAGACGGAGGACCGACGTGCCCTCGTCGACGCGCTCGACGAGACGGGGATCGCCGTGTCCAACGTCAACGCCAACACGGCGATGGGGTACTACGACGACGCGCCGCCCTCGGCCTTCTTCGACCCGAGCATCGTCACGGCCGACGAGGAGGACCGACGGTGGCGCGTCGAGTACACGAAACGCGCGATCGACCTCGCCGAGCGCGTCGACTCGCCGGCCGTCAGCGTCGCGACCGGTCGCCCCCTTCCCGGGACCCCGCCGGCGGAGGCGCACGAGTACCTCCGCGAGTCGCTCCGCGAGATCCTCGACTACGCCGAACCGAGGGGCGTCGACGTGGGGATCGAGTTCGAACCGGGGTTGCTCGTCGGCTGTACCGACGAGGCGCTCGACCTGATCGACGACCTCGGGCGCTCCTCGCTGGGGATCAACCTGGACCTGGGACACGCCGCAGTCGATGGGGAGAACCTCGCCGAGACGATCCGCCGCTCCGCCCGGCACATCACCGGCCTCCACGTCGAGGACATTCCCGGCGGCCGCGGGGGCAAGCACTACCACCTCGTCCCGGGCGACGGGGACCTCGACTTCCCCGCCGTCTTCGACGCGCTCGCCGCGGTCGGGTACGACGGTTTCGCCACCGTGGAACTGTACACCTACCCCGACGAACCGGACGCCGCCGCGAGACGCGCTCACGAAACGCTCTCGGAGTACGCATGA
- a CDS encoding TRASH domain-containing protein has protein sequence MTGCAVCGGSVHPAERIDSEHHGVRYEFCSDEHRTEFEALPGEFV, from the coding sequence ATGACTGGGTGCGCCGTCTGCGGCGGTTCCGTCCACCCCGCCGAACGGATCGACTCTGAGCACCACGGTGTCCGGTACGAGTTCTGTTCGGACGAGCACCGCACCGAGTTCGAGGCGCTGCCCGGCGAGTTCGTCTGA
- a CDS encoding Gfo/Idh/MocA family protein yields MSYRAGIVGTGGIAGMGILGMHDEEAIGEEKIRASHAGGYDDATDVELVAVADVDRENLRKFGEAWEIPSDRRYVGHEAMLAEEDLDVVSVCTPSYLHRDHVVDAARSAADPDVIWCEKPIASSVSDAEEMIEACDDAGAELVVNHSFRFTDKLRRLHELVRDDDLLGEVHSVSTQFRMELLRNSTHLLDTLVYLLDARADRVSGYVSGENEAVDSLDAADEVDDSAGGGYVLMDDGTFATIDCTIPRASSSMSLSFVGSEGKLYMNNDDGEWRYWSLEDGEHVEQPIPGIEDAWMWEDDYEGSFANAASHVVDLLNGDATNHSPGRAAARSLEIIVGFYVSHYTGGDVSIPLDRPLRDVTITSW; encoded by the coding sequence ATGAGCTACCGAGCTGGGATCGTCGGTACCGGCGGGATCGCCGGTATGGGGATCCTCGGAATGCACGACGAGGAAGCGATCGGCGAGGAGAAGATCCGGGCAAGCCACGCGGGCGGCTACGACGACGCGACAGATGTCGAACTCGTCGCCGTCGCCGACGTCGACCGGGAGAACCTCCGGAAGTTCGGCGAGGCCTGGGAGATACCGTCCGACCGGCGCTACGTCGGGCACGAGGCGATGCTGGCCGAGGAGGACCTCGACGTCGTCTCCGTCTGCACGCCCTCGTACCTCCACCGCGACCACGTCGTCGACGCGGCGCGCTCCGCCGCCGACCCCGACGTCATCTGGTGCGAGAAGCCGATCGCCTCTTCGGTCTCCGACGCCGAGGAGATGATCGAGGCGTGCGACGACGCCGGCGCGGAACTCGTCGTCAACCACTCGTTCAGGTTCACGGACAAGCTACGGCGCCTCCACGAACTGGTCCGCGACGACGACCTGCTCGGCGAGGTTCACTCCGTGTCGACGCAGTTCCGAATGGAACTGCTCCGGAACTCGACGCACCTCCTCGACACGCTGGTCTACCTCCTCGACGCGCGCGCTGACCGCGTCTCCGGCTACGTCTCGGGCGAGAACGAGGCGGTCGACTCGCTGGACGCCGCCGACGAGGTCGACGACTCGGCGGGCGGCGGGTACGTGCTGATGGACGACGGGACGTTCGCGACGATCGACTGCACGATACCGCGGGCGTCGTCGTCGATGTCGCTCTCGTTCGTCGGCAGCGAGGGGAAACTGTACATGAACAACGACGACGGCGAGTGGCGCTACTGGTCGCTGGAGGACGGCGAGCACGTCGAGCAGCCGATCCCCGGCATCGAGGACGCGTGGATGTGGGAAGACGACTACGAGGGGTCGTTCGCGAACGCGGCGAGCCACGTCGTCGACCTCCTGAACGGCGACGCGACGAACCACTCGCCCGGACGTGCGGCGGCGCGCTCCCTGGAGATCATCGTCGGCTTCTACGTCTCGCACTACACGGGCGGCGACGTGTCGATACCGCTCGATCGCCCGCTACGCGACGTTACGATCACCTCTTGGTGA
- a CDS encoding fumarylacetoacetate hydrolase family protein, giving the protein MRRVRFRDAAGSVRNGVWSDDGIEFGERTYDPESVDVLPPTEPSKIVCVGLNYADHAEEEGMELPDRPMLFLKPPNAVSGHRDEIPLPAGKETVEYEAELGVVIGQQCRNVSEDEAMSVVDGFTCLNDVSNRDDQRVEQNWVRGKAFDNAAPTGPVVATPDEVPDDASVELRVNGELRQESSREEFIFSVEELIAEITSYMTLEPGDVISTGTPAGVGPLSDGDTVEVEVEGVGVLRNEFTAP; this is encoded by the coding sequence ATGCGACGAGTTAGATTCCGCGATGCAGCAGGTAGCGTTCGGAACGGTGTCTGGTCCGACGACGGCATCGAGTTCGGCGAGCGAACGTACGACCCCGAGTCGGTCGACGTGCTCCCACCGACGGAGCCGAGCAAGATCGTCTGTGTCGGCCTCAACTACGCCGACCACGCGGAGGAGGAGGGGATGGAACTCCCCGACCGCCCGATGCTGTTCCTGAAGCCGCCGAACGCGGTGTCCGGCCATCGGGACGAGATCCCCCTGCCGGCCGGGAAGGAGACGGTCGAGTACGAGGCCGAACTCGGCGTCGTCATCGGGCAACAGTGCCGAAACGTGTCCGAGGACGAGGCGATGTCGGTCGTCGACGGGTTCACCTGTCTCAACGACGTCTCCAACCGCGACGACCAGCGGGTGGAGCAGAACTGGGTCCGGGGGAAAGCGTTCGACAACGCCGCGCCGACCGGCCCAGTTGTCGCGACGCCGGACGAGGTGCCCGACGACGCCAGCGTCGAACTGCGCGTCAACGGCGAACTCCGTCAGGAGTCAAGCCGGGAGGAGTTCATCTTCTCGGTCGAGGAACTGATCGCCGAGATCACTTCGTACATGACGCTCGAACCGGGCGACGTCATCTCGACGGGAACTCCCGCCGGCGTCGGTCCCCTGTCCGACGGCGACACGGTAGAGGTGGAGGTCGAGGGCGTCGGCGTTCTGCGAAACGAGTTCACGGCCCCGTAG
- a CDS encoding AzlC family ABC transporter permease produces the protein MERERRRSFVAGAADVGPILLGILPFALIAGVAAVEAGMTGIQAVAMSVFVFAGASQLAAIELIEQNAHALVIVGTVAAINLRLVMYSASIAPYLRSVSGRERLTLAYFLTDQVYAVSVTRFEGEEGTSRVWYFLGAGLPLWVVWVAGTWIGVVLGAGIPDGLSLDFAVPLTFIALLVPNLSDRPSVIAAAAASIAAVAGAGLPYNLGLIVGAVAGVATGVVAGAVE, from the coding sequence ATGGAACGGGAACGCCGACGCTCCTTCGTAGCGGGCGCTGCGGACGTCGGGCCGATACTGCTCGGGATCCTGCCGTTCGCGCTGATAGCCGGGGTCGCCGCGGTCGAAGCCGGGATGACCGGGATCCAGGCCGTCGCGATGTCCGTGTTCGTCTTCGCCGGGGCGTCGCAGCTCGCCGCGATCGAACTGATCGAACAGAACGCCCACGCTCTGGTGATCGTCGGTACCGTCGCGGCGATCAACCTCCGCTTGGTGATGTACAGCGCCTCTATCGCGCCGTATTTACGATCCGTATCAGGACGAGAACGGCTGACCCTCGCGTACTTCCTCACCGACCAGGTGTACGCGGTGTCCGTCACGCGCTTCGAGGGCGAGGAGGGGACCAGCCGCGTCTGGTACTTCCTCGGCGCAGGTCTCCCCCTCTGGGTCGTGTGGGTAGCTGGAACGTGGATCGGCGTCGTCCTGGGAGCGGGGATCCCGGACGGCCTCTCCCTGGACTTCGCGGTTCCGCTGACGTTCATCGCCCTGCTCGTCCCGAACCTGTCGGATCGGCCGTCGGTGATCGCCGCCGCTGCTGCGTCGATCGCCGCCGTGGCGGGCGCCGGACTGCCGTACAATCTGGGACTGATCGTCGGTGCCGTCGCCGGCGTCGCGACCGGCGTCGTCGCGGGGGCGGTAGAGTGA
- a CDS encoding AzlD domain-containing protein yields MTDIAPVTLWAVLVAAGLCTYLLRLSFLAVFGRIDELPERASAALGYVPPAVLAALVAPSLAYADGAVALTPGNERLIAGGVAIAVAWKVESVLATIAGGLVTLWILQSL; encoded by the coding sequence GTGACCGACATCGCCCCCGTCACGCTGTGGGCCGTCCTCGTCGCCGCCGGTCTCTGCACGTACCTCCTCCGCCTATCGTTTCTGGCCGTGTTCGGGCGGATCGACGAGTTACCCGAGCGCGCCTCGGCCGCGCTGGGGTACGTTCCCCCGGCGGTGCTTGCGGCCTTGGTCGCACCATCGCTGGCGTACGCCGACGGGGCGGTCGCGCTGACGCCGGGGAACGAGCGACTGATCGCCGGCGGCGTCGCGATCGCCGTCGCATGGAAGGTCGAAAGCGTTCTGGCGACGATCGCCGGCGGGCTCGTTACCCTCTGGATCCTCCAGTCGCTGTAG